A genomic segment from Sphingopyxis sp. DBS4 encodes:
- a CDS encoding LptF/LptG family permease: MSAIDLYIARRLARPFLAVSAVIVLLLTLENSRRLMALLGNVEQPVAVLIKLMLYLVPEYLGLGLLIAVFVSVAVVFRDFALQGELDIFASIGLSPRRLLRAPLMFGLAVALLHVGIRAYIEPAGEQRLDALGTSIALGNLGLSIAPGEFLRPRPGTMFHVDAVDRSTGIFRGLLVQSRSLTVAAREGRVINGGHEGVLLRLFDGHVVVTSPSGRLEVTSFQAMAMPIELMAAKPVHMTPRHRNDRLMFGDLWRAASHAPTEPERAAARAAFGSRFVSAAFIALVPLFGFALGVPPKRSTSALGLGLGIMLIVGFVQTIVAIEDGANALAPLFQVAILFGFACVALAMLRAQIRRGPGAIEAMLVSASQPARHLSRWFRLDRLMMRLPTDRQPILSAGR; this comes from the coding sequence ATGTCCGCGATCGATCTTTATATCGCGCGGCGGCTCGCACGGCCCTTTCTCGCCGTCAGCGCTGTAATTGTCTTGTTGCTGACACTCGAGAACAGCCGCCGGCTGATGGCGTTGCTTGGCAATGTCGAGCAGCCCGTCGCCGTGCTGATCAAGCTGATGCTCTATCTTGTTCCCGAATATCTCGGGCTTGGCCTGCTGATTGCCGTGTTCGTATCGGTCGCGGTCGTCTTTCGCGACTTCGCTCTTCAGGGCGAACTCGACATATTTGCGTCGATCGGTCTCTCCCCCCGTCGCTTGCTCCGCGCGCCGCTGATGTTCGGGCTGGCGGTAGCGCTGCTGCATGTCGGCATTCGCGCTTATATAGAACCGGCCGGCGAGCAGCGGCTCGATGCGCTCGGCACGTCGATCGCGCTTGGCAATCTCGGCCTGTCGATCGCGCCGGGCGAGTTTCTGCGTCCCAGGCCCGGGACGATGTTTCATGTCGATGCCGTCGACAGGAGCACGGGCATTTTTCGCGGACTTCTTGTGCAGAGCCGCAGCCTGACGGTTGCCGCGCGCGAAGGGCGGGTGATCAATGGCGGGCACGAGGGGGTCTTGTTGCGACTGTTCGATGGCCATGTGGTCGTGACGTCCCCCAGCGGCCGACTCGAAGTCACGTCGTTTCAAGCGATGGCGATGCCCATAGAGTTGATGGCCGCCAAGCCCGTCCATATGACGCCGCGCCATCGAAACGACCGGCTCATGTTCGGCGATCTGTGGCGCGCCGCGTCTCACGCCCCGACCGAGCCCGAACGCGCGGCAGCCCGCGCAGCGTTCGGTAGCCGGTTTGTGTCCGCCGCCTTTATCGCTCTTGTCCCGCTCTTCGGTTTTGCCCTCGGTGTTCCGCCCAAGCGATCGACGTCCGCGCTTGGGCTGGGCCTCGGCATCATGCTGATTGTGGGCTTCGTCCAGACGATCGTCGCGATCGAGGATGGCGCCAACGCGTTAGCGCCCCTGTTTCAGGTCGCGATCCTGTTTGGCTTTGCCTGTGTTGCGCTCGCGATGCTTCGCGCCCAGATCCGTCGCGGGCCCGGCGCCATCGAGGCGATGCTGGTGTCGGCGAGCCAACCCGCGCGGCATCTGTCGCGCTGGTTCCGCCTCGACCGCCTGATGATGCGGCTGCCCACCGACCGGCAGCCGATATTGTCGGCTGGTCGATGA
- a CDS encoding HAD family phosphatase → MTSSRPLSIFDLDRTLTIHGTWSPFLLFAARRHAPWRLVFVPLVVALMAAYKARLLSRKQLKQAMQRLMLGSAVDLDTITDLAGAYAEQSLAQNIHRDGVVNIAAEKTAGRRVVIASAAHLFYLEAIAERLGVTDVVGTGSMWRGRDLTPRIAGANCYGADKRRMLEHWLASQEIDRVDVHIRFFSDDLSDLPTFEWADEAVAVNPSRRLLHMALRRGWTVYDWRQPKAAPVRSLHERRSIRG, encoded by the coding sequence ATGACATCATCGCGTCCGCTCTCGATCTTCGATCTCGATCGCACCTTGACCATCCACGGGACCTGGTCGCCGTTCCTGCTTTTCGCTGCGCGGCGGCATGCGCCGTGGCGCCTCGTCTTCGTCCCGCTCGTGGTCGCCTTGATGGCGGCGTACAAGGCCCGCTTGCTGTCGCGCAAACAGCTCAAGCAGGCGATGCAGCGCCTTATGCTCGGAAGCGCTGTCGATCTCGACACAATAACCGATCTCGCGGGCGCCTATGCCGAGCAGAGTCTTGCACAAAATATCCATCGGGATGGCGTTGTGAACATCGCAGCCGAGAAAACAGCCGGGCGCCGCGTCGTCATCGCATCGGCCGCGCACCTGTTCTATCTCGAGGCCATCGCCGAGCGGCTCGGCGTCACCGATGTGGTCGGTACGGGGTCGATGTGGCGCGGGCGCGACCTCACGCCCCGGATCGCCGGCGCGAATTGCTACGGCGCGGACAAGCGTCGCATGCTCGAACATTGGCTGGCGAGTCAGGAGATCGATCGCGTGGACGTCCACATCCGCTTCTTTTCGGACGATCTTTCCGACCTTCCTACCTTCGAATGGGCCGATGAAGCGGTGGCGGTCAATCCGTCGCGCCGGTTGCTCCATATGGCCTTGCGACGGGGATGGACGGTCTATGACTGGCGTCAGCCAAAAGCTGCGCCCGTGCGAAGCCTGCACGAGCGGCGCTCCATTCGCGGCTGA
- a CDS encoding lipopolysaccharide biosynthesis protein, translating to MAALLTETAKAPPGPVRRIYENLGLLLGGKAAAGLISLIYVVVAARVLGPEQYGVLVLVNYFAMLIGGLIAFPGWHAIVRYGVQPAETDHAKLIRLLRFAGAIELAAGVASVIVAALAVPLVGPLLGWSADAQALAVPYCFAVLATVRATPGGYLQILRRFDLLALHNIVTPVMRLLGTLIIIVFDLGLTAFLVAWLVAALLEGASLWIAAIYLARRHMLDQPLLGAIADARREHEGLGRFMLTANADIMLGDLTGRLTPLIVGAMLGPAAAGLYSIAHRATIVISQPAQMLGQAAYAELARLAAGGGAGLVIRQALGRCIGIAFATALPLLVILAFFSREIAILIGGQAFADAAGVMLWLTLARVVAMAGPPTSAALIAIGRPGLSVRANIIAGLGLMPLLPLFTRSAGLVGAGYHALLQALVAAGLLGFALWRVTDRPQ from the coding sequence ATGGCCGCCTTGCTTACTGAGACCGCAAAGGCGCCGCCGGGACCGGTTCGCCGCATCTACGAAAATCTCGGCCTCCTGCTTGGCGGCAAGGCTGCGGCCGGCCTGATCAGTCTCATCTATGTCGTCGTCGCCGCGCGTGTCCTTGGCCCCGAACAATATGGCGTGCTGGTGCTCGTCAATTATTTCGCGATGCTGATCGGCGGCCTCATCGCCTTTCCGGGCTGGCACGCGATCGTTCGCTACGGGGTCCAGCCCGCCGAGACCGATCATGCGAAGCTCATCCGGCTGCTTCGCTTTGCCGGCGCCATCGAACTGGCGGCGGGCGTCGCCTCCGTCATTGTCGCAGCGCTTGCGGTGCCGCTCGTCGGCCCGCTGCTCGGATGGTCGGCGGACGCGCAGGCGCTCGCGGTCCCCTATTGCTTTGCCGTTCTGGCGACAGTGCGCGCGACGCCGGGCGGTTATTTGCAGATACTACGGCGCTTCGACCTCCTCGCGCTTCACAATATCGTCACCCCGGTGATGCGGCTGCTCGGGACGCTGATCATCATCGTCTTCGATCTGGGGCTCACGGCCTTCCTCGTTGCGTGGCTCGTCGCTGCGCTTCTCGAGGGCGCGTCGCTATGGATTGCGGCGATCTATCTCGCCCGTCGTCATATGCTCGATCAGCCCTTGCTAGGCGCCATCGCGGACGCGCGGCGCGAGCATGAGGGGCTGGGCCGCTTCATGCTCACCGCCAATGCCGATATCATGCTTGGCGACCTGACCGGACGGCTGACACCGCTCATTGTCGGGGCAATGCTCGGCCCGGCAGCGGCGGGCCTCTATTCGATCGCCCACCGCGCGACGATCGTCATTTCGCAGCCTGCGCAAATGTTGGGGCAAGCCGCCTATGCCGAGCTCGCGCGCCTCGCGGCTGGCGGCGGCGCGGGTCTCGTTATCCGGCAGGCGCTCGGCCGGTGCATCGGCATTGCGTTCGCCACGGCGCTGCCTCTTCTCGTCATCCTCGCTTTCTTTTCGCGCGAAATCGCAATATTGATCGGCGGGCAAGCCTTCGCCGACGCTGCCGGGGTCATGCTCTGGCTGACGCTCGCCCGCGTCGTCGCGATGGCAGGGCCACCGACAAGTGCAGCGCTGATCGCCATCGGGCGACCCGGCTTGTCGGTGAGGGCAAATATAATCGCCGGACTTGGCCTCATGCCGCTGCTGCCCCTGTTTACCCGCTCTGCAGGGCTCGTGGGTGCCGGTTATCATGCCCTGCTGCAGGCGTTGGTCGCTGCGGGCCTGCTTGGTTTCGCTCTGTGGCGAGTTACGGATCGTCCGCAATGA
- a CDS encoding RNA polymerase sigma factor codes for MSAPFALTASCSLTPFIFAPYEADTMPCRKDEDERAQRLMNRSGGLEAIFMANRPALSRYLRVRLRGDGDGEDILQELWLKLAGIDASLIAEPLAYLYRTAENLVLDRRRSAQRRIAREQEWTKGHIDGSMAAPRDAQPSAERMLVARDQLRRVDAVLDALPERTAFAFRAVRIDGVPQKQIAAQMGISVSAVEKHLQRGYRAVLELKQQLDVDIDAPQRQVAEGIDDGDR; via the coding sequence ATGAGCGCGCCGTTCGCCTTAACCGCTTCGTGCAGCCTCACGCCTTTCATATTCGCGCCATATGAGGCAGACACTATGCCTTGCCGCAAGGACGAAGACGAAAGAGCGCAGCGTTTGATGAATAGATCCGGCGGGCTCGAAGCGATATTCATGGCCAATCGGCCAGCTTTGTCGCGCTATTTGCGCGTTCGTCTTCGAGGCGATGGAGACGGTGAAGACATCCTGCAGGAACTGTGGCTGAAGCTCGCCGGTATCGACGCGAGCCTGATCGCCGAGCCGCTCGCCTATCTCTATCGAACCGCGGAGAATCTGGTCCTCGACCGGCGCCGCTCGGCGCAGCGCCGCATCGCGCGCGAGCAGGAATGGACGAAGGGGCATATCGACGGCAGCATGGCCGCACCGCGCGATGCGCAGCCATCGGCCGAACGCATGCTTGTGGCCCGCGACCAGCTGAGGCGGGTCGATGCGGTGCTCGACGCCTTGCCCGAGCGCACCGCCTTCGCGTTTCGCGCCGTGCGGATCGATGGCGTGCCACAAAAGCAGATCGCCGCCCAAATGGGGATCAGCGTGAGCGCGGTGGAGAAGCATTTGCAACGGGGGTACCGCGCGGTTCTGGAGCTCAAACAGCAGCTGGATGTGGATATCGACGCGCCGCAACGTCAAGTGGCCGAAGGAATTGATGATGGGGACCGGTAG
- a CDS encoding FecR domain-containing protein, with the protein MGTGSIVDEAVAWHVRLQGPAADGALWAEFTAWMEADPTHADAYDAVALADERLSEELAETSAPEAYEPLLTNDNEPGARPWYRRTAFLSIAASLVLALFLSPMLFRSPGVEVITTQPGETREIALGDGSTIGLNGGTTIHLDRKAERFARLDSGEAIFTIKHDSARPFVVETGDGTLRDLGTIFNVRQSVNGLEVGVSEGSIQYDPGAQAVTVTAGKQLRVQRGKSKAVVTAIDPASVGGWRQGRLSYHDAPLTTIALDLSRSLGTPVTVSPDLTSRRFSGVIRIDRDEAKLFRQLESLLGVHARHSAKGWQLTR; encoded by the coding sequence ATGGGGACCGGTAGCATCGTGGACGAGGCCGTCGCATGGCATGTACGGTTGCAAGGGCCGGCGGCCGACGGCGCGCTGTGGGCCGAGTTCACAGCCTGGATGGAAGCCGATCCGACGCACGCCGATGCCTATGATGCCGTCGCGCTCGCCGACGAGCGTCTTTCGGAAGAACTGGCCGAAACCAGTGCGCCCGAGGCATATGAGCCGCTGCTGACCAATGACAACGAGCCCGGTGCCCGGCCCTGGTATCGGCGCACCGCTTTTCTCTCGATCGCGGCGAGTCTCGTCCTCGCGCTGTTCTTGTCGCCTATGCTTTTTCGATCGCCTGGAGTGGAAGTGATTACGACCCAGCCCGGCGAAACACGCGAAATCGCTCTTGGCGATGGATCGACGATCGGCCTCAACGGTGGCACCACTATTCACCTCGATCGCAAGGCCGAACGCTTCGCGCGCCTCGACAGCGGCGAGGCGATCTTCACGATCAAGCATGACAGCGCGCGGCCGTTCGTCGTCGAGACGGGCGACGGAACGCTCCGTGATCTCGGCACGATCTTCAACGTGCGCCAGTCGGTAAACGGCCTGGAAGTCGGCGTGTCCGAAGGCAGCATCCAATATGATCCGGGCGCCCAAGCGGTCACGGTAACGGCGGGCAAACAGCTCCGTGTCCAGCGCGGCAAGTCCAAGGCGGTGGTGACGGCCATCGACCCGGCTTCGGTCGGCGGGTGGCGGCAGGGGAGGCTGAGTTATCATGATGCGCCGCTCACCACGATCGCGCTCGATCTCTCGCGTTCGCTTGGCACGCCGGTGACTGTTTCGCCGGATCTGACAAGCCGGCGCTTTTCGGGCGTTATCCGCATCGATCGCGACGAAGCGAAGCTCTTCCGGCAACTGGAGTCCTTGCTTGGCGTCCATGCCCGCCATAGTGCCAAAGGATGGCAATTGACGCGCTAA
- a CDS encoding TonB-dependent receptor, with protein sequence MTWNHFLSAAAIAIVTASPAAAAAAESRNFNIPAQRLDNALITLGNETQISIGGIDQRLAGVRSKPVRGRMTIAQALTMMLRGTGFTYRIVDAETVRIIPAPQAQARPKPVAPPKLAPPAPRIEATMTPPVEIIVTATKQGQPLDSYPGTAHIESVGSVGIGESQGTAAFVARIPTLTSTNLGPGRNKLFVRGIADSSFSGPTQSTVGIYLGDLRLTYNAPEPDLRLYDIDRIEVIEGPQGTLYGAGALGGIIRIVPKMADAGGFHASATAGRSFTRGAEPGYDIEGMVNLPILTDRVALRVVGYKQVEGGYIDNSTLGTENTNRTRIDGARANLRIEPGDNWTIDVNALLQNIDTRDGQYAESDQPRRTHAANIPQPYDNDFKAAGFEIAKDWSDLKLISSTGIVDHGLSETFDATGFGGNPEVQIFEGHEEIRLLTHETRLSHRGPFGNSWVVGLGLVHNIDRIDRRLGPLDAPVTLARLRNQKTEVAVFGEATQQIAPRLSGTLGGRVVFAETIGELMGGSDQDFEPKRRQVRVLPTAALSWKPNPELLTFLRYQSGFRSGGIAITGGRVNTAQRFDSDSIHTAELGIRFGSEADTATSRFSGGITTSYSIWTSIQADLIGVDGLPFTENIGRGTVYGAEINGRWHATDRLFFDGAMFVNRSALTNPAEGLEEADERPLPNIARTGARFSAAWERPLSSSLTFKLDGTVRLIGASSLGTTAPLILEHGETTQVDLSASLVASQGWAISLDATNLLDASGNTFSYGNPFTVADGKQITPLRPLTVRLGIRAGF encoded by the coding sequence GTGACCTGGAATCATTTTCTTTCTGCCGCGGCAATCGCCATCGTTACTGCGAGCCCGGCGGCGGCGGCGGCGGCGGAAAGCCGCAACTTTAATATTCCGGCCCAGCGTCTCGACAATGCCTTGATCACGCTCGGAAACGAGACGCAAATTTCTATCGGCGGCATCGATCAGCGTCTGGCAGGTGTGCGCAGCAAGCCGGTTCGCGGCCGGATGACGATCGCACAGGCGCTCACCATGATGCTGCGAGGTACCGGTTTTACCTACCGGATCGTCGATGCCGAGACCGTTCGTATCATTCCGGCGCCGCAGGCGCAGGCGAGGCCGAAGCCCGTGGCGCCTCCGAAGCTTGCACCCCCCGCGCCGCGTATCGAGGCAACGATGACGCCGCCCGTTGAAATCATCGTTACTGCGACCAAGCAAGGCCAGCCGCTCGACAGCTATCCGGGCACCGCGCATATCGAGTCGGTAGGCAGCGTCGGTATTGGAGAGAGTCAGGGCACTGCTGCCTTTGTCGCGCGCATCCCGACCTTGACCTCGACCAATCTGGGGCCGGGCCGCAACAAATTGTTTGTGCGCGGAATCGCCGACAGCAGCTTTTCCGGACCGACCCAGTCGACCGTTGGTATCTATCTCGGTGACCTTCGGCTCACCTATAATGCGCCCGAGCCTGACCTGCGCCTCTATGATATCGACCGCATCGAAGTGATCGAGGGCCCCCAAGGCACGCTCTATGGCGCCGGAGCGCTTGGCGGGATCATTCGGATCGTTCCGAAAATGGCGGACGCGGGTGGCTTTCACGCTTCGGCAACCGCAGGTCGATCGTTCACGCGAGGAGCCGAGCCGGGATATGATATCGAGGGAATGGTCAATCTCCCGATCCTGACCGACCGGGTGGCGCTTCGCGTCGTCGGCTACAAACAGGTCGAAGGCGGCTATATCGACAATAGCACGTTGGGGACCGAGAATACCAACCGGACCCGCATCGATGGCGCACGCGCAAACTTGCGAATTGAACCGGGAGATAATTGGACGATCGATGTCAACGCGTTGCTCCAGAATATCGACACCCGCGACGGCCAATATGCCGAGTCCGATCAGCCGCGTCGGACCCATGCTGCAAATATCCCGCAGCCGTATGACAATGATTTCAAGGCGGCGGGGTTCGAGATTGCCAAAGACTGGAGCGATCTCAAGCTCATCTCATCGACGGGTATCGTTGACCATGGCTTGTCGGAAACCTTCGATGCGACCGGATTTGGCGGCAATCCCGAGGTGCAGATTTTCGAAGGGCATGAGGAAATTCGCCTGCTGACCCACGAGACGCGACTTTCGCACCGCGGGCCGTTCGGCAACAGCTGGGTCGTGGGGCTCGGTCTCGTCCACAACATCGACCGCATCGACCGTCGTCTCGGTCCGCTCGACGCGCCCGTCACGCTCGCGCGGCTGCGCAACCAGAAGACCGAGGTCGCCGTCTTCGGCGAAGCGACGCAGCAGATCGCTCCGCGCCTGTCCGGGACACTCGGCGGACGTGTCGTCTTTGCTGAGACGATCGGCGAGTTGATGGGTGGCTCGGATCAGGATTTCGAACCGAAGCGTCGGCAGGTTCGTGTCCTCCCGACCGCTGCGCTGTCGTGGAAACCGAACCCCGAACTTCTAACTTTTCTCCGCTACCAAAGCGGCTTTCGGAGCGGCGGCATCGCGATCACCGGGGGGCGGGTCAACACCGCGCAGCGCTTCGATTCGGATTCGATCCACACCGCGGAGCTCGGAATCAGGTTCGGGAGCGAAGCCGATACTGCCACGTCCCGCTTCTCAGGCGGCATCACGACCTCCTATTCGATCTGGACAAGTATCCAGGCCGATCTGATCGGGGTCGACGGGCTGCCCTTTACCGAAAATATCGGACGCGGCACGGTCTACGGTGCTGAAATCAACGGCCGCTGGCATGCGACCGATCGCCTGTTCTTCGATGGCGCGATGTTCGTCAATCGCAGCGCGCTGACCAACCCTGCCGAAGGGCTCGAAGAGGCCGACGAACGGCCGCTGCCTAATATTGCGCGGACCGGTGCGCGTTTCAGCGCGGCTTGGGAGAGGCCCTTGTCCTCCAGCCTTACCTTCAAGCTCGACGGTACCGTCCGCCTGATCGGCGCGTCGAGCCTGGGGACGACGGCGCCACTCATCCTCGAACATGGCGAAACGACCCAGGTCGACCTGTCGGCGTCGCTTGTCGCATCGCAAGGCTGGGCCATCTCGCTGGATGCCACGAACCTGCTCGATGCCAGCGGTAATACCTTCTCCTATGGCAACCCATTCACCGTCGCCGACGGCAAGCAGATCACGCCGCTGCGACCACTGACGGTACGATTGGGTATTCGGGCAGGATTCTGA
- a CDS encoding ATP-binding protein, whose translation MLDYLLPNGLPHSYETSLWDYKRHLPNLSGRGSAPELQAAALEIAELVKDVTAFHNSYGGYIIAGVDQYAAQPIVGCYNLNAGGFTVEKLNEQLKTYTKQRIDCRFASHTVMTSMGPREVGLLVVPMRDASCAVVRMARGAPEVKNKASYQKNAIFARIGDSCMPVSDDASLLQLLCSGRALGGTPRRIEHNLPPRDPNLIRFVGRGDYLFRLWDWLIDKHTAVKTLTALGGTGKTAIAYEFCQQFLEDAPSWATKLIWLSAKQRAFSAILGRYEEMTRTDFSTPVDFLEALACECGAMDHEIEAAEGDQGELLDLVYDGLRLFPSLVVVDDIDTLPAEEQNNLFSIILQLAGRLHDTGCRFLFTSRLELGADTQRIPVRGFDLREFTEYAKMVATERSIQINDGLIKQLHSASKGSPIFCSSIIRLASLGQNINDAVRNWKGKDGEEVRRFAFERELRELTDSQTRTLFALCSLGVTTHLELKQVLEADEQVLNNDLARLREFHLYASGGDPRTGAKLEVPEPILLMRDILEARVQNPKRLAQECARLRSKSPRVDDRVSFAIRTVVALWKEDDYEAAEFSARNAVKDNKKSGDLHCILGQCQLKLTPPRYDEADKAFAEASRFKSSRVELLPTWLETKAHLSDWLGILDVVGKAAPDDIRSHVAFLRARAYAELGRQALGRNDPVKAIERFKQAMESASRTIGQGRAGERLADLRELCRICAHNFVGVTDTQSTRPRDRLNVFNAVSDAFACHVTETRLVLLGLNALMSWANEAFGSAQSSGEPERILERRLERLNEMRQHIHEQGSHRSDLSGRMAGASERLAKYLDT comes from the coding sequence GTGCTCGACTATCTTCTCCCTAATGGTCTTCCACACAGCTATGAGACCTCGCTGTGGGATTACAAACGGCATCTTCCCAATCTCTCGGGACGTGGAAGTGCCCCCGAGCTGCAAGCTGCGGCACTCGAAATAGCTGAACTCGTCAAAGATGTGACAGCCTTTCACAATAGCTACGGCGGATACATTATTGCCGGTGTCGATCAATATGCGGCGCAACCCATTGTCGGTTGTTACAACTTGAATGCTGGCGGGTTCACGGTCGAGAAGCTCAACGAGCAGCTCAAGACCTATACAAAGCAGCGGATCGATTGCCGGTTTGCAAGTCACACGGTGATGACTTCGATGGGCCCGCGAGAGGTGGGTCTTCTCGTTGTGCCGATGCGAGACGCGTCGTGCGCTGTTGTTCGGATGGCGCGCGGCGCGCCAGAGGTCAAAAACAAGGCCAGCTATCAAAAGAATGCCATTTTTGCTCGAATAGGCGACTCATGCATGCCCGTTTCGGACGATGCATCGTTGCTTCAGCTCCTATGCTCGGGGCGGGCTCTTGGCGGCACTCCGCGGAGGATCGAGCACAATCTACCGCCGCGAGACCCGAACCTCATCCGTTTTGTGGGACGCGGTGACTACCTTTTTCGGCTGTGGGATTGGCTCATAGATAAGCATACCGCCGTGAAGACGCTGACCGCCCTCGGGGGCACCGGAAAAACTGCGATCGCGTATGAATTTTGTCAGCAGTTTCTCGAGGACGCGCCGAGCTGGGCCACGAAGCTGATCTGGCTTTCGGCAAAACAACGAGCGTTTTCCGCGATATTGGGCCGCTACGAGGAAATGACGCGGACGGACTTTTCCACGCCGGTCGACTTTCTTGAGGCCCTCGCATGCGAATGCGGGGCGATGGACCATGAAATCGAGGCGGCTGAAGGAGACCAGGGTGAGCTACTGGATCTCGTTTACGATGGTCTACGCTTGTTCCCTAGTCTCGTGGTCGTGGACGACATCGATACCCTGCCGGCCGAGGAACAAAATAACCTATTTTCCATCATCCTGCAGCTGGCAGGGCGATTACACGACACCGGATGCCGGTTTCTGTTCACGTCGCGACTTGAATTGGGGGCCGACACACAGCGTATTCCGGTGCGTGGCTTCGACCTTCGCGAGTTTACCGAATATGCCAAGATGGTGGCGACCGAGCGATCGATCCAGATCAACGATGGGTTGATCAAGCAGTTGCATAGCGCCTCAAAAGGCTCACCCATTTTCTGTTCTTCAATCATTCGCCTAGCCTCGCTGGGTCAGAACATCAACGATGCTGTGCGGAACTGGAAGGGAAAGGACGGGGAGGAGGTGCGCCGGTTCGCATTCGAACGTGAATTGCGCGAACTCACGGACTCGCAAACGCGCACACTTTTTGCCTTATGCTCTCTGGGTGTAACCACCCATCTTGAATTAAAGCAGGTGCTGGAAGCCGACGAACAGGTGTTGAACAACGATCTTGCTCGTTTGCGCGAATTCCACCTCTACGCTAGCGGCGGCGATCCGCGGACGGGCGCCAAACTGGAGGTGCCGGAACCCATCTTGCTCATGCGAGATATTCTTGAGGCGCGCGTCCAAAATCCCAAGCGCCTCGCCCAAGAGTGTGCGCGTTTGCGCTCAAAGTCCCCGCGCGTCGATGACCGCGTGTCGTTTGCGATAAGAACAGTCGTCGCACTCTGGAAGGAGGACGACTACGAAGCCGCCGAGTTTTCGGCCCGCAACGCGGTCAAGGATAATAAGAAAAGCGGCGACCTTCATTGCATCTTGGGGCAGTGCCAGCTCAAGCTCACTCCACCGCGATACGACGAAGCCGACAAGGCATTTGCTGAGGCCAGTCGCTTCAAATCCAGTAGGGTCGAATTGCTCCCCACTTGGCTGGAAACGAAGGCGCATCTAAGCGATTGGCTCGGCATTTTGGATGTCGTGGGGAAGGCAGCACCTGACGACATCCGTAGTCATGTCGCGTTCCTTCGCGCTCGCGCCTACGCTGAACTGGGTCGACAGGCTTTGGGACGAAATGACCCCGTCAAAGCCATCGAGCGATTCAAACAAGCAATGGAATCCGCAAGCCGAACAATCGGACAGGGCCGCGCCGGCGAGCGGCTTGCCGATCTTCGCGAACTCTGCCGGATTTGTGCGCATAATTTTGTGGGCGTTACCGATACGCAGAGCACGCGTCCAAGAGATCGATTGAACGTGTTCAACGCGGTCTCAGACGCGTTCGCGTGTCACGTGACGGAAACACGCCTAGTGCTACTCGGCCTCAACGCGCTGATGTCATGGGCCAATGAGGCTTTCGGAAGCGCTCAATCTTCGGGCGAACCCGAGAGAATACTTGAGCGTCGATTGGAGCGCTTGAACGAGATGCGGCAGCATATTCACGAGCAAGGATCTCACCGCTCAGACCTTTCCGGACGAATGGCGGGAGCAAGCGAACGCTTGGCGAAGTATCTTGATACTTAG
- a CDS encoding SAM-dependent methyltransferase: MSLIKSRKRVADHGEVFTPPWLVEKMLDLVKGETERIDARFLEPACGSGNFLVPILQRKLAAVELKFGKSDFEKRHHALLGLMCCYGIELLADNIAECRANMLEVFADYLALSTEEDLYRAAFQVLSLNLVHGDAMTMRAIDSAPIRVVEWGYLGRGKFQRRDFRLDVLTGMASFSAEGSLFAGLGKHEIFTPTSSYPPVTVNDLAGFAGGETRGAV, encoded by the coding sequence ATGAGCCTAATTAAATCCAGGAAGCGTGTGGCTGATCACGGAGAGGTGTTCACACCGCCTTGGCTCGTGGAGAAGATGCTCGATCTCGTGAAGGGCGAGACGGAACGGATCGACGCCCGTTTTTTGGAGCCTGCCTGTGGCAGCGGGAATTTCCTCGTGCCGATCCTGCAACGTAAGCTTGCCGCCGTGGAGCTGAAATTCGGCAAGTCAGATTTCGAGAAACGGCATCACGCGCTGTTGGGCTTGATGTGTTGCTATGGCATCGAATTGCTGGCCGACAACATCGCCGAATGTCGCGCCAATATGCTGGAGGTTTTCGCGGACTATCTGGCGCTGAGTACGGAGGAGGATCTATACCGTGCGGCCTTTCAGGTTCTGTCGCTCAACCTCGTCCACGGCGATGCTATGACGATGCGCGCGATTGATTCCGCGCCGATCCGCGTGGTCGAATGGGGCTATTTGGGCAGAGGAAAATTCCAGCGCCGCGATTTCAGGCTCGATGTCCTAACCGGTATGGCAAGTTTTAGTGCGGAAGGCTCGCTGTTCGCCGGTCTCGGCAAGCACGAGATTTTTACGCCCACTTCGTCATATCCGCCAGTGACGGTAAATGACTTGGCGGGCTTTGCAGGTGGCGAAACGAGGGGGGCTGTATGA